From the Candidatus Peribacteria bacterium genome, one window contains:
- a CDS encoding helix-turn-helix domain-containing protein produces MHALTSSQLRELASSPEAARLSVSARERLGWIVTFMEHGQSVSETCENIGISRSTFHRWLERFDPKDLSTLEEKSHEPLTPRVPNVSADAVTLIRAYRQTSPHMGKEKIRALLATEHGITISSSTVGRVIERERLYFAATPLHWKKRTSSAQYAVTPAENENGEVAPVMAVHTMPVRITQKKHPAWKRALITSSILINIAIITLFLATASWELKDMNASVTKEKPAQTITVSNLDRP; encoded by the coding sequence ATGCACGCTCTCACTTCATCACAGCTTCGCGAGCTTGCTTCCAGTCCGGAGGCGGCACGCTTGAGCGTGAGCGCGCGTGAACGTCTCGGGTGGATTGTGACTTTCATGGAGCATGGACAGTCAGTGAGTGAGACCTGTGAGAACATCGGAATTTCGCGCAGCACATTTCACCGGTGGCTCGAACGTTTCGATCCGAAAGATCTTTCGACGCTCGAAGAAAAATCACATGAGCCACTGACGCCGCGCGTACCCAACGTGTCCGCCGATGCAGTGACGCTCATCCGCGCGTACCGCCAGACAAGCCCGCACATGGGCAAAGAAAAAATCCGCGCCCTGCTGGCCACAGAACATGGTATCACCATCTCGAGCTCAACAGTCGGCCGCGTGATCGAACGTGAACGTCTGTACTTTGCTGCAACGCCACTGCACTGGAAAAAGCGCACGAGCTCTGCACAGTATGCAGTCACTCCTGCAGAGAATGAAAACGGGGAGGTAGCTCCTGTGATGGCAGTACACACAATGCCGGTACGCATCACACAGAAAAAACACCCGGCATGGAAGCGTGCACTTATTACCAGCAGCATCCTCATCAACATCGCCATCATCACACTCTTCCTGGCCACTGCGTCCTGGGAGTTGAAAGACATGAATGCGTCCGTCACCAAAGAAAAGCCGGCGCAGACAATCACCGTCTCCAATCTTGACCGCCCATGA